Sequence from the Nitrospirota bacterium genome:
GGTGCCGTATGCTCGCTGAGCCCCTCGCCTTGATCGAAGGCAAAGGCCGTCACCGTACCAACAGGCTTCTTGACGATGGTCCGGCTGACAACGGCGCCCGGCTGATACTGGACCAGCTCTGCGAGCGGCACCACGCCTTCAAGTTCGTTCATTGAGTTCGACTCTGCCGGCATGATGCCTCCATTGAACGACGTGCCAGATGGGATCGTGATCGAGGTTCCGGTTGGATGCCACCGATCGGGGTCAGCGGCGGCGCAGGCGCCGTTCGCCGCATGCCGTCGTTACGCCGATCCCGACTCCCGCGATGACCCGTTGAGCACGAGCACGATCTTGCCTGTCACGCCTCCCTTCCCGAGTAACTCGTGCGCCTGTCTCGCCTCGGCAAGAGGCAATCGCTGAGCGATCAGCGGCTTGATCTTGTGCTGCTGCAGAAGGTCGAACAAGGCGATCACATCCTGTCGAAATAAGGCCGGTCTCAGCCGCTTCAGCCACTGGATGCTGTAGGGGACGACCCGTTTCCGGCCCGGGAGAAGCCAGCCGCCGGCAATGTACAACCCGAAGATGGCGATGGCGCGAAAGCGATGACGACCACCTGAATGACCTGAAGCCAATCGTCCCCCGCGCAGCGAGCCAGTCAGGCCATAGGCCACGACCCTCCCGCCGGGACGGAGCGCCTTGCGGGAACGCCAGATATGGGTGCCACCGATGCTGTCAAAGACCACGTCGACGCCCTCGGGCGTGAGGCGGTGAACTTCTTTGACGAAGTCCTGATGCTCGTAATCGATCGGGATGCCGCCCAGGTCGGACACGGCCGACGCTCCCCGCAATGAACAGGTTCCGTACATCTCCAGCCCGGCGAGGCGCCCAAGCTGCAAGAGCGCCGAGCCGACCCCGCCTGCCGCGCCGTGGATCAGCACGCGCTGGCCCGGTCTGACGTGAGCCGAACGATGCAGCATCTGGTAGGCCGTGACGTAGTTCAGCACGAGGCTGACGGCCTCGGCGGCGTCCAACCCGGGTGGCACCGGAACCAGTTCGCGTTGCGGCAGGCAGACGAACTCCGCGTACGCGCCGCTGATCGGCAGCGCGGCCACCATCTGGCCCGGTTCGATTCCAGAGGTACCGGCGCCAAGCCGATCCACCACACCAATCAGATCCCACCCAGGCGTGAAGGGCAGCGGGGGTGTCTCGGGATGAACGCCCTCGCGCATCAGCAGGTCGGGTAGGGAGACACCTGCGGCCAGCACTCGCACCCGCGCTTCACCCTCCTTCGGCTCGGGGCGCTCTTCTTCAACCACCCGAAGCGCGTCGGGCCCGCCGTAGTGCGTGACGATGATGCGCCTGTGTCTCATGGACTTCTTCCCCGACAAACTCCCGGAGATTCGCCTTTGCAATTACTTCGGCACGCAACCCTTGACCGCGTTCGCCCGCGCACTATAGGTGATACGGCCGGCGGCATCGGCCGGCAGGCGCGCGCGCATCCGTGCTTTGAGACGCGCAATATCTTCGGATGCCATCGCGGCAAGCTTTGGGCCGACGCTCGGCCCCAGGAGGATCGTCGTCCAGTAGTCGTCGAAATCGGCGAACGTCCGTTGCACGGTGATCTCCCGTGTTTCGACGGCATCCAGACCC
This genomic interval carries:
- a CDS encoding alcohol dehydrogenase, with product MRHRRIIVTHYGGPDALRVVEEERPEPKEGEARVRVLAAGVSLPDLLMREGVHPETPPLPFTPGWDLIGVVDRLGAGTSGIEPGQMVAALPISGAYAEFVCLPQRELVPVPPGLDAAEAVSLVLNYVTAYQMLHRSAHVRPGQRVLIHGAAGGVGSALLQLGRLAGLEMYGTCSLRGASAVSDLGGIPIDYEHQDFVKEVHRLTPEGVDVVFDSIGGTHIWRSRKALRPGGRVVAYGLTGSLRGGRLASGHSGGRHRFRAIAIFGLYIAGGWLLPGRKRVVPYSIQWLKRLRPALFRQDVIALFDLLQQHKIKPLIAQRLPLAEARQAHELLGKGGVTGKIVLVLNGSSRESGSA